GAGAGTAattcttgattttgattaaaaaaaatgagtaaatcTTCTAGATAGAATTATTTTGCTTAATAACACTATAAACATTATATTTCACTATACAAATGttaaattttcaagaaaaaaaaaaacaaaacgcTCACATCTTTTTAGTGAAGGAGGCGTATGTGCTCCGATTGATGGATAGGGTTAAATTCTCTATTTAGAAGtggtttttagaaaaatattatgatCACACTTGTCTTCTATCAGTGGGATAATGAACTCATTTTATGTTGGCACCGTTAGGGACTTGTGGCAGATTTGTCTTGAGATTGGTTGACCGAGGGGTTTTGTTCCTAGTCTTCCTCTTGTTCGGTTGTGGTTGAGTGTTCCTGATGGAAATTTATATGGTTTTTTGTTGGTGATTTAGTTTTCACTCTTGTTTTTCTGTTGGAGGaattctttcattttattatcGCTTGACTTGAGTACTTCTTATActctaatttatataatttgttgtgCACTTACCGGagatttattctttttatttttataatatatatttgtcattaaaaaacaatggttaaattatatttttggttccttaagttaattttaggtttcactttggTTTTTTAagctatttttgttttattttggtccctaaaattaTATTTCACTTTGATTTTCTGAAAGTCATCTCGATTACTCGACTGTACCACCATCGACATATGATAAACCCCACTGACAATGTAACATTTATCAGCGCTAACAACTCCACCTATCTTCCACACTAATCTATTAAAAAGTGTTAGATAAAAGCTTACTACACTCCCCCAACATCTCCTCCTCCTAAGCAAATAATTGAAGCGACCATTTCCAAACCTCTCTACCTAACCACGAATCTAAACATACATCTCAACAACTATAACCAACTTATTCTACTAACAAtggttaaattatatttttggttccttaagttaattttaggtttcactttggTTTTTTAagctatttttgttttattttggtccctaaaattaTATTTCACTTTGATTTTCTGAGAGTCATCTCGATTACTCGACTGTACCACCATCGACATATGATGAACCCCACTGACAATGTAATATTTATCAGCGCTAACAACTCCACCTATCTTCCACACTAATCTATTAAAAAGTGTTAGATAAAAGCTTACTACACTCCCCAACATCTCCTCCTCCTAAGCAAATAATTGAAGCGACCATTTCCAAACCTCTCTACCTAACCACGAATCTAAACATACATCCCAACAACTATAACCAACTTATTCTACTATACATTACTAATCCCTCCCCTCGGAGGATGCCCACCGAGTGCCTCCACCATACTAACACAGACTGGCAACCATCCCTCACACGCCTTCCTTCTGCCCCATACCTCACCAATAACACGTTATATCACAAACTATGTTGACCCGCATACGATCACCTCTAACACCATTTTTCtaacaaagataaattaaattccCACATTGTAATTTATgtaagggttaaataagtttttgttccctataaatatatcaaattttgattatagtccccaaaaaataaaatgagatgtttTCACCCTcacaaaaaattttgttttattttcggTCTCTAATGGAtattattttgacattttctgaacataatataaatatataaatgttgaaCATAATAAACGGATATAACTTGAATAcaatttaaacataaaagaGTTATAATCTTGACATTCACATGAACATAAAGTGGCCATTTAAGGACCGAAAACAAAAGGTACTCTTAGAATAAATGTATCCTCATTTTAtggttttagtctctaaaaGCATAGAGTACGATTAATTTAGTTTCTAGAgttaatgaattttaaaaatattttcaattgatttttaaattatattataccTTGTTAGAAAATGTAAATGACtgaattaattgataaaaagaaataaatattgtgTGTTTAGTTGCATTGaccaaatttaatttaagtgaattgatttataaatttatcttttttttttttgttaaaagtgAGTCGAATGTGATATATTCatgtcaaaataaattaaattgtaaAGTTTACATGTGCGTCAAAAGATACAAATTCTAACTTTAAGtataaattttctttaaaaaaaaattcaagaattaaTTCTAGAgataaatttcatttcaaatgaCATCActcaatcaaaatttattatgtttgaaatcaattttgactctataatttcatttcaaatgaCATCACTCAATCAAAATTTATTGTGtttgaaatcaattttgactcTATAATGTAAGAATAAACAcataacacacacacaaaatgtaagttcttcaattttgtttataaaaaaaaaaaaaaaaaaaaatcttcaagttttaaatattaataatttcaaACACTATATTAATAATGTTTCAAACACTAAATTAATAATGTTTCAAATGACTTATATTTCGAGTTTACCAAATTatatttaagataaataaatttcgACATACAAAATTAACCAATCTTAATCAAATCTCAACTCAACGGTGGAGATGTGTTGCATATACCTCATCAAAATCCCAAACGTCCATTACAATTACCTTAAGCCATTTGATGGTTTACCAATTCCTCCCTTTGACTGCTAGAGGTGTTCTCAATTTTCCTCAAAAATCTTCAATGGTCAATATTCAAATCATAACTCCTCTTTTATACAAAACTATACAAACatcattctctctcttcaattttGAATGTTTCTCATTAGAATAATTCCTTATAGGGTCCAACCTTTTGAAGTTGAAACTCTCTTTGTATGAAAACAACATTGACCCTACAAGTCAATAGTAACAAAAACCTCATAAACACATGACacgttaaaatatattattttacgtgtttcttttgtgttttttttgtctctatatatatacatactatAGACtatttctatatataaatacatgaaCATACCCACTTGCAAAATCCATTAATATTTTCAACCAAAGATTCAAACTTGATCAACAGAAAAAAGTatcctaaaaacaaaaataccttcatttaaaacttgatcaataacaaaaatagcttctttttggtttctttgataatattgttttttgtttctgtttccTTAGAAATCAAGGACACAGTAGTACGATCCTATAGAACAGATCCTGTTCAAGTAAGGTCGTTATCTTTGATAATTAAGGTTGTTAAATTATCTTAGAAAAGCTTTTAAGATGGTGTTAGGTTGGGGAAGAAGgaagaacaagaaaaacaacaaaggtGGAAAACCAAACATGGAGGTAGTGGTTCCAAATCAATTTAGGTGTCCTATTACACTTGAATTGATGAAAGATCCTGTGACATTGTCAACAGGAATAACCTATGatagagagagtgttgaaagATGGTTCAATGAAGGAAACTATACATGTCCTCTCACAAATCAAGTTGTGAGAAACTTTGACATGATTCCAAATCATTCTCTTAGGATAATGATTCAAGATTGGTGTGTTGAAAATAGACAAAATGGTGTTGAGAGGATTCCTACTCCAAGAATACCGATTAGTCCACTCGATGTTTCTGAGCTTCTTTTTCGAGTTAAGGAATCAGCAAAAGGTTTGGATCAATATGGTTGTATTGGATTGGTTCAAAAAATGGAGAAATGGAGTAATGAAAGTGAGAGGAACAAAAAATGCATAGTTGAAAATGGAGCAACTAGTGCATTAGCTTTAGCATTTGATGCTTTTGCTAATGATTCTATTgagaaaaatgatattgttcTTGAAGTGATTTTATCAGCACTTAATTGGATGTTTCCACTTCAATTAGAAGCTCAAAAATCTTTAGGTTCAAAAGCTTCTTTACATTGCATGATTTGGTTTTTGAAGCATCAAGATGTTAAGGGAAAAGAAAAAgctattattgcattgaaagaGATTCTTTCTTTTGGTGATGAGAAACAAGTAGAAGCACTTATGGAAATTGAAGGAGTTAATGAGCTTTTAATTGAGTTCATTAACAAGAGAATTAGTCCAATAATTACAAAATCTTCATTGAGGATAATTTGGTACTTAGTTTCATccaattcaaatttcaatgaaaaaatgaaattctcaTTTGTTGAATTGGGTTTGGTTTCTTCAATTTTACACATTCTTATTGACTCTGAAAAAAGCATTTGTGAGAAGGCTTTAACTATTTTGGATTCTCTATTAAGCTGTGACTTTACAAGagaaacagcttatgaaaatGACTTAACAATTCCATTGTTGGTCAAAAAAATCTTGAGAGTTTCACCTTTGACTACAGAATATTCTGTTTCTTCTATATGGAAGATGTGCAAATATGGTAacaaaaattatgaagaaaaagcTTTAATTGAAGCACTTCAAGTTGGTGCTTTTCAAAAGCTATTATTGGTATTGCAAGTTGGTTTTAATGATGAGACCAAAGATAAAGCAACTGAACTTCTCAAATTGATGAATCCTTATAGGGCTGAATTGGAAGATTGTATTGATTCAGATTTCAAGAATCTCAAGAGATCATATTaagtttgttatttctttttgttttatagTTAGATGAATACTGAATAGTATTATTGTGTTTatgtatacatatttttttggtctaaCAAATGGATTAATGTGATTTGTGTCATGAGGTTCAAGGAATCTGTTTATGAACATATAGAATTTGTaatcttttttataaatcaataaGAGTGACATGATCTTTTGATATCTATTGGTATCTATGAAATATTTGTGCATGATGATATTCAATTATAACTTCACAGCACGATCTCAATtagagtaaaaaaataaaaaatacatgaaaattgttgttttgacATCAAAAAGTTCATAATAACACATGGAAGATACAAATTTACCCCAGCGATAGTTAGCTATCGCTTGATGGTATATCCGGCAGCGGTTAGCTGTCGCTGGCTCCAGAGGCAGTTAACTGCCTTTGACTTTGCTACAGTTCTAGTTGTGATTTTACGCATTTcggtcaaaaaatcaaaataaatcgaaactttacaaatcctatatatatatatatatatatatatatatatatatatatatatatatatatatatatatattagagttGTCTGCAAAAACCTGgtcaaaattcaatttctatgtCGACGTTTTGATGTTTTGGTTACTTGAGTTATTGAcgcattaaaaattcatatttaatccttCCGTTGtcgaaaaattctaattttttgcggattttttttttttatgttcttaatatgtgtgcaaaaaataatgaaaaaattcaacctctataTAACTTTTCTGGACGCGCAGTTGGAAAAATATTGCGATTTTACACGTTTgagtaaaaaattcaaaataaattgaggattAGTTGAAATAATACGAAAATTTGCATATCCtctgtatttttatagaggtgtctaaaaaaaacagcacaaaattctttttttttttgtgggggATGTTATTTATTTGTTCTAAACATGAGTGCAAAAAATCGGGAAAAAGTTCAACCTCTAGGACACTTTTTCGGACTCGcacttggaaaaaaaaatgtgattttgcaTGGTTCagtcaaaaaatcaaaataaattgagatttagtcgaaatgctatgaaactttatagacaactctataaaaatacatatagattATATGAAAAGTTTCGTAACATTCCGATTAAGtgtcaatttctttttattttttcaattgtgattttgcGCGTTTTggtcgaaaaaataaaaaaaatcgagaCTTATTCGGAATGTCACGAAAATTTTCACatcatctatatgtatttttattgagGTGTCTATAAAATTTCGTATAATTCTGAAtaagttttgatttattttgatttttcaaccgaAACGCGTAAAATCACAACTAGAACTGCACTTAAGTGCAGCAAAACCAGAAACTGCCTCTGGAgccaacggcagttaactgctgacaGATAtgccagcggtagttaactaccgcttgTCGTAAATTCGTAACTTCCATGTGTTATTATGATCTTTTTGATGTCAAaacatcaattttcaaaatacatatgTTTAAGGTCCAATTCAATGGTATATATGTAGGCTATTATTTTTCCCACCCTACAAGTTTCTCGTGCGTCctattcagattttaaaatccgaaatatTTCTTTGTGTGTTTGGAGGTTTTTTGAGGTTTTTATGCAGTCTGAATTCTAAAATCCGTGCGTCAGAAGCTCATATGGTGGGAAAAGAAACCGTCAAATATTGTAAGACAATTCTTGGATCATGCACAAAATTATTTTCACCGTTGAATCTATATGTCATATCATTTAATCAAATAAGATATGATAAGACTTATCGATCAAACTAGTGCATAGACTAGCTTGCTTGTGTACATTATACAAAGTCATGTTTAAAtgtttgtatttcttttttggAGAGACAAGAGTGATTCTCAAGACCTATGTTTCTAAATTCttaattagaattgattttacctCTATAATTGATAGATacttagaatttttatttttttttaaatatagatACTTGATTATTTAAGATCAAGATGTTAACTTTGGACACTTGATTCAAAttcttaataataatataaacattgATAGATATCATTTGTTTAAGATGAGatgagaaaaattaatataaaacttTCAAGTCACATCCTCATGTGCAAATCCCCATTAGAAAAGAGAAATGGTGACTATTAtataatagggttaatagtgttttaccccctgtaatataggtcattttcagttttatcctctgtaaaatattttttttggatttcgtccttgtaatttgaatattttttgttttggaccttcatgaattttgactgtacaaaatcgaagatatagcagggggtaaaccaaaatttgctaAAATTAATAGGGGGTAaatcgaaatttgctcaaattacaagggggtaaacctaaattttctcaaattacatggggtgaaatttttcatgaaggtccaaaaccaaaaaatcttcatattacaatgatgaaattcaaaaaaattattttacaggggaaaaaccaaaaat
Above is a genomic segment from Medicago truncatula cultivar Jemalong A17 chromosome 5, MtrunA17r5.0-ANR, whole genome shotgun sequence containing:
- the LOC11435859 gene encoding U-box domain-containing protein 21, which translates into the protein MVLGWGRRKNKKNNKGGKPNMEVVVPNQFRCPITLELMKDPVTLSTGITYDRESVERWFNEGNYTCPLTNQVVRNFDMIPNHSLRIMIQDWCVENRQNGVERIPTPRIPISPLDVSELLFRVKESAKGLDQYGCIGLVQKMEKWSNESERNKKCIVENGATSALALAFDAFANDSIEKNDIVLEVILSALNWMFPLQLEAQKSLGSKASLHCMIWFLKHQDVKGKEKAIIALKEILSFGDEKQVEALMEIEGVNELLIEFINKRISPIITKSSLRIIWYLVSSNSNFNEKMKFSFVELGLVSSILHILIDSEKSICEKALTILDSLLSCDFTRETAYENDLTIPLLVKKILRVSPLTTEYSVSSIWKMCKYGNKNYEEKALIEALQVGAFQKLLLVLQVGFNDETKDKATELLKLMNPYRAELEDCIDSDFKNLKRSY